Below is a genomic region from Leptospira bourretii.
AACCACCGAGTATTCCGAATATTTCTCCTCGGTTGACTTCAAAGGAAATATCTTCCATAATCACTGTATGGCCGTATCCCGTTGTTAAATGTTCCACTCGAATGATTGGTTTTTCTTTCATATTCGTAGATAAAAGTATAAGACGGAAAAAATTCCATCTAAGATGGAAACAAGTATGATGGAACCAACAACGGCTGAAGTAGTCGATTCCCCAACAGCCCCTGCTCCTGATGCTGTTTTTAGACCTCGGTAACAACCAATGGATGCAATGATCATCCCAAAAAAATATGATTTTAAGAGACCACCTAAGATATCGGACAAACCCACTGCCAAATTCACTTGGTTGATGAAAGTAACGAGTGGAAAACCAAAACTAATCAACACCACTGCCCCACCGATCAGTCCAAATAAATTAAAAACAATGGTGAGGAGAGGAGTCATGAGTAAGGACGCCACCAAACGAGGGATAATGAGAAATTGAACAGGAGGAAGACCCATCGTAGTCAGTGCATCAATTTCTTCAGAAACCTTCATGGTTCCGAGTTCCGCTGCAAAAGCAGAACCAGACCTTCCCGAAAGAATAAAAGCTGTCATCAGAGGACCAAGTTCCCGAAACAAAGAAAGGCCCACAAGGTTGGCGACAAAAATTTCTGCTCCAAACCTTCGCATCGGAATGGCAGATTGAAAGGACATGATAAGACCAAGTAAAAATCCAATCATCGCTATGATGGGGAATGCATTGACTCCCATGGATTCCGCTACACGAAAGGTATCTTTCCATCGGATCTTTGAAGGATGCAAAAAAGAACGCCAAAAAGAAACAGTAAGTTCACCAGTGAATGTAATCAGATATTTGAATTCTAACAAAGAATCAATGGTTAGTTTCCCGATTTTTTCTGACCTTCTTAAAGAATGAGAATGTGTTTCCTTATTTTTTTTGCTATCGTCTTCGGAAACACTTAGGCGGTATCGAAATTGCTCGCCTAATCCATATAAGGTGAACTGGATTTTCCTTTGTTCACATTCCAATCGGATTAATTTTAAAAATGAAATCCCAGATGAATCTGCTTCGGTCAAATTAGCTGCATGTACAACAATGGTGCGAGGGGGATTTTTTTTTAAGATATCAAAAAAGGCAGTCCAATCTTTTCCCGTTTCCGAAGCAGTAAGGACCGCCGGGAGATGGATTTCTAAGTTGCTTCCTTCCCAAAGAAAGGAGGATTGTCGATGAATTGTATCCACGTTTCAAACGTAATTCTATTTCAGAACGAACCCGAGGCAAGTGATTTTATTTTACAATCCAATCGATTGATTCAAATATGAACCACAATGTGGAATATCACAAGCCATTTGATTGTTTTTTCTGCCGGACTTTCCCTGCTCTTTGCCTGGGGAGAATTCCTGAGAAAAAACTCGAGTGGGCAAACCAAAGTGCAAGGGTTATTATTTCTCTTTGCCGCAATGTTCCAAGCGCATACCTTTTTCACAACCAGTGGACTTTACCAATTTTTTCCCCATTTTTATTTGGTCCATTTGCCTTTCACGGCTTGTATTGGTGCCCTTCTCAAACGATATTTTTCAGAACTTTGGGATGAAAGCCAAAACAGGAATCAATTTTCATTTTGGGAACTTGTGCCCGCTATCATTGTGACCATCCTTTTAACTCCTTTTTACTTTTCTTCTGCTTCCGAAAAAATTGCGCTACACTCAAAGTATTTGATAGAAGGAGTTCCACTTAAGTTTCAAATCACAATTCTCATTGCAGTTTTACCCATATTTTATGCTGCTTTTTATGTTTTCACACAAATGGCAAAATACATTCGTTTGGAACGTTTTAAAAGTTCGGCTCATCTTCGTTTGGTGGGAATTGTTGTTGGGATTGGTGCTTTTTCCAGTTTGATAGGAGTTTACACTTTATTTTTTCACCAAAGACATGGACTCGAAATAGTTTCCACCTTTATTGCGTTACTTCTCATTGGTATTTACTTACTCAGACAAAAAAGCCCAGAGTTATGGGGT
It encodes:
- a CDS encoding ABC transporter permease — encoded protein: MDTIHRQSSFLWEGSNLEIHLPAVLTASETGKDWTAFFDILKKNPPRTIVVHAANLTEADSSGISFLKLIRLECEQRKIQFTLYGLGEQFRYRLSVSEDDSKKNKETHSHSLRRSEKIGKLTIDSLLEFKYLITFTGELTVSFWRSFLHPSKIRWKDTFRVAESMGVNAFPIIAMIGFLLGLIMSFQSAIPMRRFGAEIFVANLVGLSLFRELGPLMTAFILSGRSGSAFAAELGTMKVSEEIDALTTMGLPPVQFLIIPRLVASLLMTPLLTIVFNLFGLIGGAVVLISFGFPLVTFINQVNLAVGLSDILGGLLKSYFFGMIIASIGCYRGLKTASGAGAVGESTTSAVVGSIILVSILDGIFSVLYFYLRI
- a CDS encoding AraC family transcriptional regulator; this encodes MWNITSHLIVFSAGLSLLFAWGEFLRKNSSGQTKVQGLLFLFAAMFQAHTFFTTSGLYQFFPHFYLVHLPFTACIGALLKRYFSELWDESQNRNQFSFWELVPAIIVTILLTPFYFSSASEKIALHSKYLIEGVPLKFQITILIAVLPIFYAAFYVFTQMAKYIRLERFKSSAHLRLVGIVVGIGAFSSLIGVYTLFFHQRHGLEIVSTFIALLLIGIYLLRQKSPELWGEVQRIVIEEKKYQTSQLGGFNLETLQNQLLHLMEEEKIYRDESINLEKLANQMDLSEHQLSEYLNLHQKKSFFHLVNHYRIREAKALFASHPERNILTIAYDVGFPSKSTFYDAFKREVGTSPSEFRKSLGK